In one Gadus morhua chromosome 7, gadMor3.0, whole genome shotgun sequence genomic region, the following are encoded:
- the btg3 gene encoding protein BTG3, with translation MKKEIAAVVFFLKRLIKKGEKLDSAQIEKVVERLAAGLQEKFRGHWYPENPSQGQAFRCIRVNQFQMHDPVLLRACQESEVKYSDLSLPRELTLWMDPGEVCCRYGETNPYFSVASFSEGEADEKEVARKVTSALERVTSDYSSGSSSDEDCTLRETPGTSALPIALDCTTHQVMNPNAPTWNPKKKMAVGKGHPPVRPHYSVRPHGRLQHPLRHNVWVPEVYQAAHGYWGGMHNMAHSYS, from the exons ATGAAGAAAGAAATTGCTGCCGTGGTTTTCTTCCTGAAGAGGCTCATTAAAAAGGGGGAAAAGTTGGATTCTGCTCAAATTGAGAAAGTGGTCGAGAGGCTGGCGGCTGGACTGCAGGAGAAATTCAGAGGGCACTGGTACCCAGAGAACCCCAGTCAGGGCCAAGCATTCAG ATGCATCAGAGTGAATCAGTTCCAGATGCATGATCCAGTGTTGTTGCGGGCCTGCCAGGAGAGTGAGGTTAAGTACTCTGACTTGAGCTTGCCCAGAGAACTCACTTTGTGGATGGATCCTGGAGAGGTGTGTTGTAG GTACGGTGAGACAAACCCCTATTTCTCAGTGGCCAGTTTCTCTGAGGGAGAGGCAGATGAGAAGGAGGTCGCAAGGAAGGTGACCAGCGCCTTGGAGAGGGTGACATCGGACTACagctctggctcctcctctgacgAAGACTGTACACTGAGGGAGACCCCGGGCACATCAGCCCTCCCCATAGCCCTCGACTGCACCACACATCAG GTGATGAACCCAAATGCTCCGACGTGGAACCCCAAGAAAAAGATGGCGGTGGGTAAGGGTCACCCACCTGTTCGGCCTCACTACAGCGTCCGACCCCATGGCCGACTCCAGCACCCCTTAAGGCACAACGTTTGGGTTCCAGAGGTCTACCAAGCAGCGCATGGATACTGGGGCGGCATGCACAACATGGCGCACTCTTACAGCTAG